The Cloacibacterium caeni region AAGTGGAGATAATTCTCTCTTGCCGTAAACTTCACCCTTCATGATCCAAACTTTCACTCCTAGCTTACCGTACTGAGTAAGTGCTTCACCAATGTGATAATCGATATCTGCTCTGAAAGTAGACAATGGGATTCTTCCTTCTTTGAAAGACTCGCTTCTTGCCATTTCAGCTCCGTTTAATCTACCAGAGATTTGAACTTTGATACCTTCTGCACCCATTCTCATAGTGCTGGTCATAGCCATTTTAACAGCTCTTCTGTAAGAGATTCTGTTTTCAATCTGTTTTGCAATACTTTCTGCAACTAGAATTGCGTCTAGTTCTGGTCTTTTGATTTCGAAGATATTGATTTGGATGTCTTTATCAGTAATCTTTTTCAATTCTTCTTTAAGTTTATCAACTTCTTGACCACCTTTACCGATGATAAGACCTGGTCTTGCAGTAGTGATTGTTACTGTTACTAATTTTAGGGTTCTCTCGATGTAGATTCTAGAGATACCACCTTTAGATAATCTAGCTTCAAGGTATCTTCTGATTTTGTAGTCTTCTGCGATTCTGTCTCCATAATCGTTTCCACCAAACCAGTTAGAATCCCATCCTCTGATGATTCCTAATCTATTACCAATTGGATTTGTCTTCTGTCCCATACCTTTGATTATTGATTATCTTGTTTGTTACCTAATACTAATGTTACGTGATTAGATCTTTTTCTAATTCTGTAACCTCTACCTTGTGGTGCAGGTCTTAATCTCTTAAGTTGTCTTGCACTATCCACATAAATTTCTTTTACAAAAAGATTAGCAGCTTCTATGTCAGCACCTTCGTTTTTAGTTTGCCAGTTAGCAATAGCCGAAAGTAAAAGTTTTTCTAACTTGTTAGAAGCATCTTTTTTAGAATATTTAAGGATATATAGGGCTTTATCTACGTTTTCTCCACGGATGATATCAGCAACGAGTCTCATTTTTCTTGGAGAAGACGGACAATTGTTTAATGAAGCTTTTACAACGTCTTTGTTAGCTTCTTTTCTTGCGATTGCGCTATCTTGTTTTCTTGATCCCATGATTATCTGCTACCTTTATTTTTGTTACCTGCGTGACCTCTAAAAGATCTCGTTGGAGAAAATTCGCCTAACTTGTGTCCTACCATGTTTTCAGTTACATAAACTGGGATAAAAGATTTCCCGTTGTGTACTGCGATAGTTTGACCTACCATGTCTGGAGAGATCATAGATGCTCTAGACCATGTTTTGATAACTGTCTTCTTATTTTGTTCTATGTTTGCCTGAACCTTCTTTTCTAAATGATGAGCGATGAAAGGTCCTTTTTTAAGTGATCTTGCCATAATTATTTTCTTTTAGATACGATGTAACGGTTAGACACTTTGTTTTTCTTTCTAGTCTTGTAACCTTTAGCTGGTTTACCGTTTCTAGATCTTGGGTGACCACCAGAAGATCTACCTTCACCACCTCCCATTGGGTGATCTACAGGGTTCATAGCTACAGCTCTTGTTCTTGGTCTCTTACCTAACCATCTGCTTCTACCTGCTTTACCAGAAACGGTAAGTTGGTGATCTGAGTTAGATACTGAGCCAATCATAGCCATACATTCTACTAAAATCATTCTAGATTCTCCTGAAGGCAATTTAATGATTGCATATTTACCATCTCTAGAAGTTAATTGCGCAGAAGAACCTGCACTCCTAGCAAGGATAGCTCCTTGTCCTGGTCTTAGTTCGATGCAAGAGATCACAGTACCTAATGGTATGTTTTTCAATTTCATTGCATTTCCTACTTCAGGTTCTACATTATCTCCAGAAACTACAGTTTGACCTACTTTAATACCGTTTGGAGCAACGATGTATCTCTTTTCTCCATCAGTGTATTCTACTAAAGCGATAAACGCAGTTCTGTTTGGATCATACTCCACAGATAAAACAGTAGCAGCTACATCAAACTTATTTCTTTTGAAATCGATGATTCTGTACTTTTTCTTGTGTCCACCTCCGGTATAACGCATGGTCATTTTACCAGTGTTATTTCTACCTCCTTTTTTAGAAAGCCCTACAGTTAGAGACTTCTCAGGTTTGTTGGTAGTAATTTCTTCAAAATTGTTTACAATTCTGAATCTCTGTCCTGGGGTGATAGGTTTTAATTTTCTAACAGACATTACTATTAATTATATAAAATTATTAATTTGTTGCAAAAATATCAATGGTTTCACCTTCTACAAGTTGAACCAAAGCTTTCTTCAATTTATTGGTTTTACCAACTTGAAGTCCTTTTTTAGTGTATTTCGCAGAAACTTTAGGAGCATAAATCATTGTTCTTACGTCTTCTACCTTTACACTATAAGCAGCTTCTACAGCTTGTTTGATTTGGATTTTATTAGCTTTAGTATTTACTAAAAACGTATAAACTCCGCTCAATTCTGATTGGCTGTTTGCTTTTTCTGAAATGATTGGTTTAATAATAACTGACATGACTTATTTTCTTAAATTTTCTTGAAATTTTTCTACAGCACCTTCGAAGAATACTACTTCACCAGCATTAACTAAGTCATAAGAAGAAATCTCATTATAAGTTAAAACTTTTACTTTCGGTAAGTTTCTTGAAGACAAATATACGTTCTTGTTTGTTTCAGCAAGCACGAATAATGCTTTTTTGCCTTCCAAACCTAATGCATTAAATACATTGATGAAATCTTTAGTTTTAGGAGCAGCAAATGTTACTTCTTCTAATACTTTAATAGAGTTTTCTCTCATTTTTTGAGAAAGAACAGATTTCTTAGCTAATCTTTTTAATGCTTTATTTAATTTGAATCTGTAATCTCTTGGCTTAGGACCGAATACTCTACCCCCACCTTTGAAAGTTGGAGATTTAATATCACCATATCTAGCCGAACCAGATCCTTTTTGTTTTTTAAGTTTTCTAGTAGAAGCAGTAATTTCGCTTCTTTCTTTAGACTTATGAGTTCCTTGTCTTTGAGCAGCAAGGTATTGTTTCACTTCTAAGTAAACCGCGTGCTGATTTGGCTCAATTCCGAAGATAGCTTCGTCTAGTTGCACTTTTCTTCCGGTTTCTTTTCCTGATGTATTTAATACTACTAGTTCCATTTCTTGATAATTACATAAGAATTTTTAGCTCCCGGAACAGCACCTTTTACTACTAAAAGATTTTGTTCTGTATCTACTTTTAACACTTGAAGGTTTTGAACAGTTACCTGTTTTCCTCCCATTCTACCAGCCATTCTAAGTCCTTTGAAAACTCTAGAAGGGTCAGAACCTGCACCGATTGAACCTGGAGCTCTTAATCTGTTGTGCTGACCGTGGGTAGCTTGCATTACACCACCAAAGTTATGTCTTTTAACAACCCCTTGGAAACCTTTACCTTTAGAAGTACCTGTTACGTCTACATATTCACCTTCGTTGAACATGTCTACGATTACTTGATCTCCTACTTTCACTTCGTGTTCGAATTCATTTCTAAACTCCACGATTTTCGCCTTTGGCGTAGAACCAGCCTTTTTGAAATGACCAGCTAACGCTTTAGATACGTTCTTCTCACTCTTGTCATCGAAACCTAGTTGCACCGCTTTGTAACCGTCAACTTCTTCGGTTCTGACCTGTAAAACCGCGCATGGACCAGCTTGAATAACTGTACAAGGGATATTCTTCCCTTCTTCGTTAAACAAAGATGTCATACCGATTTTTTTACCAATAATACCTGACATTATTAATATATTATACTTAAATTGTTTATTATAACTCTCTATTCTAGAGGAATTTAGTAATATCTACGTCTGAAATAGGCATACTTCTTCCCTAAAATGAGTGTGCAAATGTAAGAATATTTTTTGAACTGACAAACAGTAAGTTAAAATTATTTTCTATTTTAATCCATTCATGTTCAGTCACTCGTGAAACCATAAACTGAAATTTATTCTATCATAAAGATTAATTAAAATATGATGTTTGTAATTAGGAAACGGAAGTCCTTTTAATGCTTATATTTTTGCTAAAAATTTAAAATAGCTGTCAAATCGCATGTTTTTCGACACTTGATTTACTTTCATAACCGTTTTGAAAGCCGTATTTTTGCAAAATAAATTTAATCCTTTCTAAAAATGAATCATTCAGTATACGTAATTACCTCTTCTGCACAAAGCGGAAAATCTATTGTAAGTCTTGGATTAATGCAAATGCTGAAACGCACCACTCCTAATGTAGCGTTTTTTAAGCCTCTTATCGAAAATAAAAATGTAGTAGACAATCATATAGACACTATTTTATCTCACTTTAATATTAACATGAATTATGAGGATGCTTACTCATATTCTAGAAGTGAGTTTACGGAACATCAAAATCAAGGAAAAATCAATGAGGTTTATGATACCATCATCGAGAAATATAAAAATTTAGAAAATGAATTTGATTTTGTATTGGTAGAAGGAAGTGATTTTACAGAAGAAGGTTCTGTTTTTGAAATAGATTTCAATGGTTCTATTGCCAAAAATTTAGGAATCCCAGTTTTATTAGTGGTAAAAGACAGTTTCGAAACCGTTCCTGAATTGGTAAATAATGTGATTGCAGAAGTCAATTCATTTTTAGAAAAAGACGTTAATATAATAGGAGTAATTGTTAATCGTTGCGAAAAAGAACAAAGCGAAGTACAAAAACTCATCAACAAAGAAATTAAAAAAGGAATCTTCGTAGCCGTTATTCCAAACAATCCAGAATTAGGAAAACCATCTATCCGCGAAATCATCAATCATATTAGAGGTCATGTTTTATTCGGGAAAGAAAAACTAGACAACATTGCGAAAACCACGGTTATTGGAGCGATGCAATTAGCGAATTTCTTGCCTAGAATTACACCAGACAGCCTCTGTATTATGCCAGGAGACAGAAGCGACCTCATTGTAGGAACTTCTTTGGCGAATATTTCACCGAAATATCCTAATATTTCTGGAATTGTTTTAACAGGTGGTTTCACGCCAGAAAGATCTATTATCAAATTAATGCTCGACAATCAAAAACCTATTCCGATTATCACTACTAATCTCGGAACTTTTGAAGCAGCATCTGTAATTTCTAGAATTAAACCGAAAATTTACGCAGAAAATAAATCAAAAATAAAATTAAGTATTGACTTGTTTGAAAGTTCTGTTGACGTAGAAGAGCTCAATGCCAAAATAAACTCTGTGAAAACAGAAAGTCTCACCCCGAGAATGTTCCAATACAATCTCTTGAGTAATGCTAAAAAAATTCAAAAGCACATTGTTTTACCAGAGGGCAATGACGATAGAATTCTAACCGCTGCATCTCAAATTGCAGAAGACAAAGTGGCAAAAATTACCATTTTAGGCGACCCTGAAAAAGTAAAATCTAGAGTAGCGCAACTCGGATTAAACTGGGACGAAAGTAGAATTTCTATCGTAGACCCTCACAACAGTGAATTCTACGAAGATTACGCCAACGCTTTATATGAATTAAGAAAATCAAAAGGTTTAGAATTGACATCTGCACAAGATTTAATGCTAGATGCTTCTTACTTTGGTACCATGATGGTACACAAAGGTCATGCAGACGGAATGGTTTCTGGTGCTGTAAATACAACAGCTCACACCATAAAACCTGCTTTACAATTTGTGAAGACAAAACCTGGTTTCAAAACTGTATCTTCAGTATTTTTCATGCTGTTAGATGACAGAGTTTTGGTTTACGGAGATTGTGCCATTGTACCCAATCCGAATCCTGAACAATTAGCAGAAATTGCGATTTCTTCTGCCGATTCTGCCAAAACATTTGGTATAGAAACGCCTAAAGTGGCGATGCTTTCTTATTCTTCTGGAACATCTGGAAGCGGTGAAGAAGTAGAAAAAGTGAGAAAAGCTACAGAAATTGTAAAATCTCTACGTCCTGATATTTTAGTAGAAGGACCTATTCAATATGACGCTGCAGTAGACCCAATCGTTGGTAAAAGCAAATTGCCAAACTCACCTGTTGCTGGACAAGCCAATGTTCTTATTTTCCCAGACTTGAATACAGGAAACAACACTTACAAAGCGGTTCAAAGAGAAACTGGTGCATTAGCAGTTGGCCCAATGTTACAAGGTCTAAACAAACCAATTAACGATTTAAGTCGTGGTGCTACCATTGAAGATATTTACAACACCGTAATTATTACAGCGATACAATCTACTAACAATTAAACCTCATATTTAGACAGCTCGTCTTAGCAGCCCGACTTGAGTGGAGCTCTTTTTATTTTTTGAATGAAAAAGCTTTGGTAAAAATAAAAAAGCGGGAACGGAAGGCGGAAAAGCTGCCCAAATTAAAAATTTTAAAAAATTATTACATGAACATATTAGTTATTAATGCAGGAAGCTCATCTCTGAAATATCAAATCATCAATATCCTTTCACAACAAGTTTTGGCTAAAGGTTTAGCAGAACGTATCGGAATTGAAGGGGGTAGAATCAAACATCAATATGCAAAAGATGATGGCTTCGGCGAATATATTTTAGAAGAAAATTTACCAGAACATGCTACAGCTTTCGAGGCGATTACGGGTTTATTAACTCATCCAGATTTTGGAGTTATCGAAAATCCTGAAAGCATCAAAGCGATTGGTCACAGAGTAGTTCACGGCGGCGAAAAATTCACAAAAACGCAAATCATTACTCCAGAAGTGAAAGAAGCGATAAAAACTTTGATTCCATTGGCTCCACTTCATAATCCGGCAAACTTAATTGGGATAGAAGCTTCTGAAAAGTTCTTTCCAAATGCTGTTCAGGTAGCAGTTTTTGACACAGCGTTTTTCGCTACTCTTCCAGAACACGCTTACCGATATGCTATTCCTAAAAAATTCTATACAGATAATAGCATTAGAGTGTATGGTTTCCACGGAACGAGCCACAAATTTGTATACAATGAAGCCAAAAAAATTCTGAAAAATGACCATTTAAAAGCCATTACCATTCACTTAGGAAATGGTGCAAGTATGGCTGCAGTAAATGAAAACGGAGAAAGTATAGATACGACTTTAGGTTTTGGCCCACTTTGTGGATTGGCGATGGGAACTAGAAGTGGCGATATAGATCCTTCTGTGATTTTTTACATGGTAGAAGAATTAGGCTTTTCTTTACAAGAGGTGAAAAACATATTGAATAAAGAAAGTGGAATGCTTGGTTTAGGCGGAAGCAGCGATGCAAGAGACATCAACGAAAAATGTGAACAAGGCGATGCTGATGCTAAACTGACTTTAGAATTATATACTTACAGAATTAAAAAATACATCGGTTCTTATTTTGCAGCGTTGAATGGAATTGACTCCATTATTTTCACGGCTGGTTTAGGAGAAAATGATGCAGTGGTAAGAAGTTGGTCTTGTAAAAATTTAGAAGCGCTTGGCATAAAGCTAGACGAAGAAGCCAATGTGAAGTTTAATCACACAAAAGTTCCTGTAGAAATTCAAGCACCAGAAAGCAAAGTGAAAATTCTGATTATTCCTACCAATGAAGAATTAGAAATTGCACAGCAAACGTATGAATTGATTCAGTAATTAGATTTTAAATAATAGAAAATGATAAGAATTTGGACTAAGAATATTAGTCCAAATTTTATTTTAAAGGAAGTTTTAGAAATTTTATGTCGGAAAACAAGCATTCCCAAAAGTGAGCCTACACTTCCGCCGAGAAATGAGAGCAACAAAAGAACAAACTCCGAAATTCTATTTCCACCACGAGTTGCATTTCTTTTGTCAAAACCAAATAACAAAAAACTAAAAATAGAAATAACAAGTATATAATTCAAAATCATTTCAACATAAAAGTTAATGGAATAGAAAGTCTTTTTGCCCAAGATTTTTCGCTGTGGTCTTCTCCTTCAAATTTTAAAGTTTGCCAGTTTTTCTTCCGAAACTTTTTAGCTTTCATGATCTCATCTACTTTCATTTGATAAGGTTCATACAATTTATCAAGCGTTTCTGTACCGAAATCAAAATAGATTTTATGCGTTTTAGGATTGGGCAAATTGGCTTTTAAATAGCTTTGAAAAGCAAGAGGAATAGGATTGTTTTCTGACGCAAAAATTCCTGGCCAATGTGTAGACATACAAATTGCACCGCCAAAAATTTCAGGATATTCGCAAATAGCATACATAGAAATCAATCCGCCCATAGAACTTCCCATGATAAACGTGTGTGGTGCATCTGTATAAGTGCTATAATTTTTATCTACAAAAGGTTTGAGTTCTTTTACTAAAAATTTCAAATATTCATCTGAATAGATTTTACCACCAAAAAGTGATTGATCTTTACTTCTGAAAAGATTGTATAGAGAATCTTGCTTTTTTTGAGACAAACTTTCAAAAGGTTTCTGCGGAAAATATTCGCTATGACGGTTTTTATCTGCATTGTCTATGGCAACTACAATTGTAGGTTTTATTTTCTTCTCGCGAACGAGTTCTCCTAAATTTTCGTCTAGCTTCCATTCTTGCTTGTTCCAAGTGATGGTTTCATCCCAAAGCATTTGTCCGTCATTGGCATAAAGAACTTGGTGTTTTACCTTTGGATTATAATTTTCGGGAAGCCAAATTCTCACGGTTCTTTCTCCGATGATTTCGGATTTAAAATTTTTGTATTCTATGATTTTTCCAGAAGAAACTTTTGGCGTTTGAGCGAAAGTAAAAAGGGAAAGGAGAAGGAATACTAGGTTTTTCATTCGTTAAAATTTTGAATAAAATTACGAATTAAAACAAAACTCCCAAACTAAATAGTTTGGGAGTTTTTATCATAGCAAAGTGATTAATTATCACACTTTGATTTCTACGTCTACACCTGAAGGTAACTCTAATTTCATTAGAGCATCTACAGTTTTAGAAGAAGAAGAATAGATATCCATCAATCTCTTGTGAGCAGAAAGTTGGAACTGCTCTCTTGCTTTCTTGTTTACGTGTGGTGATCTAAGAACTGTAAAGATTCTTTTGTGAGTTGGCAATGGAATAGGTCCGTTTACCACAGCACCAGTAGCTTTTACAGTTTTCACGATTTTCTCAGCAGACTTATCTACTAAATTGTAATCGTAAGACTTAAGTTTTATTCTGATTCTTTGTGACATTTTCTAATTTTTTAAAGATTAACCTCTTGCTTTAGCAATTACTTCTTCTGCAATATTTGTTGGAGCTGGTTCGTATCTCTCGAACTCCATAGAAGAAGTAGCTCTACCAGAAGATAAAGTTCTAAGCGAAGTAACATAACCAAACATTTCAGATAGTGGAACGAAAGCTTTGATTACTTTAGCGTTATTTCTATCATCCATACCGTTTACAGTACCTCTTCTTCTGTTAAGGTCTCCTACGATATCTCCCATATATTCTTCAGGTGTAACTACCTCAAGTTTCATAATAGGCTCCATAATTACAGCTTTAGCAGCTTTACCAGAAGCTTTGAAACCCATTTTAGCAGCTAATTCGAAAGATAATTGGTCAGAGTCTACTGCGTGGAAAGATCCATCTTTAAGGGTTACTTTCATAGATTCTACTTCGAAACCAGCTAATGGACCGTTTTTCATAGATTCTTTGAAACCTTTTTCAACTGAAGGGATAAATTCTCTAGGAATGTTACCACCTTTAATTTCGTTGATGAATTCTAAACCAGTTTTACCTTCGTCTGCAGGACCAATTTCGAATACGATATCTGCGAACTTACCTCTACCACCTGATTGTTTTTTGTAAACTTCTCTATGGTTAGCAACTTGTGTAAGAGCTTCTTTGTATTCTACTTGTGGTTGACCTTGGTTAACCTCTACTTTAAATTCTCTTCTCATACGGTCAACGATGATATCAAGGTGAAGTTCTCCCATCCCTGAAATAATAGTTTGACCTGAAGCTTCATCAGTTTTCACAGTAAATGTAGGATCTTCTTCTGCTAATTTAGCAAGAGCATTACCCATTTTATCTTGGTCTGCTTTAGTTTTAGGTTCTACAGCGATACCAATTACTGGATCTGGGAAAATCATAGATTCAAGAACGATTGGTGCTTTTTCATCAGAAAGAGTATCTCCCGTTTTGATATCTTTGAAACCTACTGCTGCACCGATATCTCCAGCTTCGATAAATTCTACTGGATTTTGCTTGTTAGCGTGCATTTGGTAGATTCTAGAAATTCTTTCTTTGTTTCCAGATCTTGTATTTAGAACATAAGATCCAGCATCTAATCTTCCTGAATAAGCTCTAAAGAATGCTAATCTACCTACAAATGGGTCAGTAGCAATTTTGAAAGCTAATGCAGCGAAAGGCTCTTTTACGTCTGGTTTTCTAATGATTTCAGCATCAGTTTTAGGATCAGTTCCTTTGATATCATCCTTATCTAGTGGAGAAGGAAGATATTTACAAACTGCATCTAGCATGAACTGAACTCCTTTATTTTTGAATGAAGAACCACAAGTCATAGGAATGATAGATAAATCAATAGTTGCAGCTCTAAGTGCAGCATTGATTTCTTCTTCAGTAATAGAATCTGGATCTTCAAAGAATTTTTCCATTAGAGTTTCATCGTAATCAGCTACTGCTTCTACTAATTTTTCTCTATATTCCATTACCTCATCTTTCATATCTTCAGGAATTGGAACTACATCAAAAGTTGCTCCTTGTCCTGCTTCATCCCAGATGATAGCTCTGTTCTTAATTAAGTCTACTACACCTTTGAAATCTTCTTCAGCACCGATTGGTAAAACGATTGGAACTGCATTAGAACCTAACATTTCTTTAACTTGTTTTACAACGTTTAAGAAATCAGCTCCTTGTCTGTCCATTTTGTTTACGAATCCCATTCTCGCAACTTTGTAGTTATCAGCCAATCTCCAGTTGGTTTCTGACTGAGGCTCTACTCCGTCTACTGCTGAGAATAAGAACACAAGACCATCTAATACTCTAAGAGATCTGTTTACTTCTACTGTGAAGTCTACGTGTCCTGGGGTATCAATGATATTGAAGTGGTAAGGTTTAGTTTCAGGAAGTGTTTTCCCTTGATCTGTTGGGAAATTCCAGCTACATGTAGTAGCAGCAGAAGTAATGGTAATACCTCTTTCTGCTTCTTGTTCCATCCAGTCCATTGTAGCAGCACCTTCGTGTACTTCTCCAATTTTGTGAGTTTTACCTGTATAGAAAAGAATACGCTCTGTAGTGGTAGTTTTACCGGCATCAATGTGCGCAGCAATCCCAATATTTCTTGTGTATTTAAGATCTCTACTCATTTCTTAATTAAAATTTAAAGTGAGAGAAAGCTTTGTTAGCTTCTGCCATTTTGTGAGTATCAGTTTTCTTCTTGAAAGCAGCACCTTCTTCTCTAGAAGCAGCGATAACTTCTGCAGCTAATTTCTGAGCCATAGACTTATCATTTCTAGCAGTAGCATACTTAATTAACCATTTCATTGCCATAGAAATTTTTCTATCAGCTCTGATTGGCATAGGAATTTGGAAGTTTGCACCACCAATTCTTCTTGATCTTACTTCTACGTGAGGCATTACGTTAGTTAATGCATCTTTCCAGATTTCAAGAGAAGATTTTTCGTTATCTCCTTTTTTAGCTTCTACGATATCTAATGCATCATAGAAAATTCTGAAAGCGATAGATTTTTTACCATCTACCATTAGATTATTTACAAATCTTGTTACCAATTGATCATTAAACTTTGGATCTGGTAACAACGGTCTCTTTTTTGCTTTTGTTTTTCTCATTGTTCTTGTTCCTTATTTAATGATTACTTTTTCTTACCTTTTGCAGGAGCAGCAGCCTGTCCTGGTTTTGGTCTCTTGGCACCGTATTTAGAACGTCTTTGCGTTCTTCCGTTTACTCCGGCAGTGTCTAAAGCACCACGAACAATGTGATATCTAACTCCCGGTAAATCTTTTACTCTTCCGCCACGTACTAATACTATCGAGTGCTCTTGGAGGTTATGTCCTTCTCCCGGGATGTAGGCGTTAACTTCTTTTCCGTTTGAAAGTCTTACTCTCGCAACTTTTCTAAGTGCTGAGTTAGGTTTCTTAGGAGTAGTTGTATATACTCTCGTACATACGCCTCTTCTTTGTGGACATGAATCCAAAGCAGCCGATTTGCTCTTCTTAGCAAGTGTGGCTCTTCCTTTTCTAACTAATTGTTGAATAGTAGGCATTTGATTGCTTTATATTATTTTTTATTTTAGGGTGCAAAAATATAAATATTTTTTGAACTGACAAAGTTTCATTTCATAAATAATTAAAATATTGATTTACATAATAATGTACCCAAAATATTTTTTTTTAATATGACTAAAAAAACAACTTAATTTTTCAAAATCTAGGGATTTTTTTAAATGCCTTTAGAAAAGTATCTATTTTTTCTATTGAAATGGGTATTTCTACATCATTTTTTAGAATAACCGTTCCACCATTTGCTTTACTGAATTTTAGAGTATGTAGAATATTAACTATATACGATTTATGACATCTGAAAAATTGGGAATAAGAAGATAGGGTTTCTTCAAAGTTTTTCAAAATTCTACTTGTAGTATATTTTTTTCCATTGGTTAAGTGTATATCAGTATAGTTACTATCTGCTTTTAGGTAAAGAATTTCATTTACTTCAATCATTATTAAATTATTACCATCAGGAATGGCTATCTTTTCTGTATGAGATAGGCGTAACTTAGCCACTTGTAATTTATGAAAAGTGGTGAGCTGTTTCTGTTTATAGCGTTCTATTGTTTCTTTCAGTTCTTCTGGGTCAATTGGTTTTAGCAGATAATCCAAGGCAGATGTTTTAAAGGCCTGTATAGCATATTGGTTATATGCTGTTG contains the following coding sequences:
- a CDS encoding alpha/beta hydrolase, with product MKNLVFLLLSLFTFAQTPKVSSGKIIEYKNFKSEIIGERTVRIWLPENYNPKVKHQVLYANDGQMLWDETITWNKQEWKLDENLGELVREKKIKPTIVVAIDNADKNRHSEYFPQKPFESLSQKKQDSLYNLFRSKDQSLFGGKIYSDEYLKFLVKELKPFVDKNYSTYTDAPHTFIMGSSMGGLISMYAICEYPEIFGGAICMSTHWPGIFASENNPIPLAFQSYLKANLPNPKTHKIYFDFGTETLDKLYEPYQMKVDEIMKAKKFRKKNWQTLKFEGEDHSEKSWAKRLSIPLTFMLK
- the rpsL gene encoding 30S ribosomal protein S12, with amino-acid sequence MPTIQQLVRKGRATLAKKSKSAALDSCPQRRGVCTRVYTTTPKKPNSALRKVARVRLSNGKEVNAYIPGEGHNLQEHSIVLVRGGRVKDLPGVRYHIVRGALDTAGVNGRTQRRSKYGAKRPKPGQAAAPAKGKKK
- the fusA gene encoding elongation factor G; protein product: MSRDLKYTRNIGIAAHIDAGKTTTTERILFYTGKTHKIGEVHEGAATMDWMEQEAERGITITSAATTCSWNFPTDQGKTLPETKPYHFNIIDTPGHVDFTVEVNRSLRVLDGLVFLFSAVDGVEPQSETNWRLADNYKVARMGFVNKMDRQGADFLNVVKQVKEMLGSNAVPIVLPIGAEEDFKGVVDLIKNRAIIWDEAGQGATFDVVPIPEDMKDEVMEYREKLVEAVADYDETLMEKFFEDPDSITEEEINAALRAATIDLSIIPMTCGSSFKNKGVQFMLDAVCKYLPSPLDKDDIKGTDPKTDAEIIRKPDVKEPFAALAFKIATDPFVGRLAFFRAYSGRLDAGSYVLNTRSGNKERISRIYQMHANKQNPVEFIEAGDIGAAVGFKDIKTGDTLSDEKAPIVLESMIFPDPVIGIAVEPKTKADQDKMGNALAKLAEEDPTFTVKTDEASGQTIISGMGELHLDIIVDRMRREFKVEVNQGQPQVEYKEALTQVANHREVYKKQSGGRGKFADIVFEIGPADEGKTGLEFINEIKGGNIPREFIPSVEKGFKESMKNGPLAGFEVESMKVTLKDGSFHAVDSDQLSFELAAKMGFKASGKAAKAVIMEPIMKLEVVTPEEYMGDIVGDLNRRRGTVNGMDDRNNAKVIKAFVPLSEMFGYVTSLRTLSSGRATSSMEFERYEPAPTNIAEEVIAKARG
- the rpsG gene encoding 30S ribosomal protein S7, with protein sequence MRKTKAKKRPLLPDPKFNDQLVTRFVNNLMVDGKKSIAFRIFYDALDIVEAKKGDNEKSSLEIWKDALTNVMPHVEVRSRRIGGANFQIPMPIRADRKISMAMKWLIKYATARNDKSMAQKLAAEVIAASREEGAAFKKKTDTHKMAEANKAFSHFKF
- a CDS encoding LytR/AlgR family response regulator transcription factor, with the translated sequence MKAIIIEDEKRAQIYLKGVINQVAPEIEVVAICDDLPSGVLAIRKFQPEIVFLDIEMPKYNGLEIVNFFGKDEIQFNIIFTTAYNQYAIQAFKTSALDYLLKPIDPEELKETIERYKQKQLTTFHKLQVAKLRLSHTEKIAIPDGNNLIMIEVNEILYLKADSNYTDIHLTNGKKYTTSRILKNFEETLSSYSQFFRCHKSYIVNILHTLKFSKANGGTVILKNDVEIPISIEKIDTFLKAFKKIPRF
- the rpsJ gene encoding 30S ribosomal protein S10 yields the protein MSQRIRIKLKSYDYNLVDKSAEKIVKTVKATGAVVNGPIPLPTHKRIFTVLRSPHVNKKAREQFQLSAHKRLMDIYSSSSKTVDALMKLELPSGVDVEIKV